The DNA segment AGGTCGGGATCGACTCCATCCAGGGTCCAGCCGGCAATATCGAGCAGCGTGGTCGGTTCAACCAGGTCGAGCTCGCCGTCCTGCTCTAGCGCTAGCCCAGGAACGGTGAAGCTGGCCCCGCGCTGTGACGGCGTCGCAGCCGCCTGCCGCCGCTCGACGTGCGCGGCGATGGCTACGCGCGGGTCTTCCTCACCCGCCAGCGGCGCGAGCACCTTGCCGAGCTGCTCGAGAACCTCGTCGCTGGCTTCCGGGTTGATGACCACCGATACGCCCTCGCATTCGCCGACGAGGGTGATGGCGTCGCGCAGTTCGACCGGCATGGCGGCGAGGTCCGGCCGCGATTGCAATGGCACCGGCGGAATCGCTGGACGGTCGAGCATCGGCAGCACAGCGGCCGCCGCATCCGCAGCCTGCTGCGCGATGATCTCGTCGCGCGCGGTGCGCTCGTCGAAGCCCATCGCAACCAGCGTGTCCTTGAGCTTGTTGGCAGCTGCGTGGAAACCGATCCCGGTGACGTGAGCGTAAGCGCGGTTCAACTCTTCGACCGGGCGCCGGGTGGCATAGGGCATCCTGAGCACGCGGCCGAGCAACTGCTCCACAGCGGTCGCCGACTGGATGTTGGCCACCGAACAGAACACGTAGGCGAAGGAGCAATCCCACCCCTCACGCAGCGCCTCGACAGTGATGACGTGCTCGATCGGGCAATCGAGCGCGAACAGGTCGATTCCCTCGAGTTCGCGCTGGTTGCCGGTGGCAATGGCGATGGCAGTCTCCGGCGCGCCGTGCTCTATCAACTTGGCCTTCACGACCTCGACGGTGGCCTCGGCCCCGGCTGTGGCAGCTTGCGCCTGGTAGAGGGCGATTGGGCGGATCGGCTCGTTTGCTTCACGCGCGATACGTGCAAGCCCGGCGCGCTGTTGGAGGGCGTGGATGATCGCCGTCTCCCACCCGGCATGCTGGGTGAGGTGGATGGGAAGCTTGATCATCTGCTCCGCCTTCAGCTCGTCGGCTGTGGCGGACACGATGACGTTGGAGCGCACCGGCGTGGCGGTGAATTCGATGATCGCGCTCGGGTCGAGGCGGGCGCCGGTCTCCTCCGACAAGCCAGTGACGAAGTTGTGCGCCTCGTCCACGATCATGACCGGGCGAACCAGTCGCATCACATTGGCGAATGACCAGCTGACTTCGCCGGGACGCGTCGGTGCATCGCCCGTATTGCGCATCAGATCATCGGGCAGCGGGCGCCCCTTGAAGAAGGCCTCGTAGTTCTCGTCGTCCTTGTAGACGTTCCGCTGCGCTGCCTGGGCAACACGAAACGCCTGCACCGTGGCGACGAACACGTGCGCCGCGGTGGCGAGATCCTGCGGCGTCATCTGCCGGCGTTCGTCGATGCCGAGCACGCGCACGTTGCCGCCGAACTCTGCCTCCAGTGCAGCGCGATAGGGATGGCCCGGCGTCTTCAGAGCATCCAGCGTCTGGTCGGCAATGGTGCTCGAAGGGACCAGCCACAGCGCAACCGGATACTCCGGCCCATCCACCCGGTGCTTATGCGCGATTCCGACCGCGTGCGCGCCAAGCAGCGTCTTGCCGCCGCCCGTCGGTAGCCGCAGGCAGCAATAGGGGACACGTGGCAGCGTGCGCAGCGGCTCGTAAGCGCTGGCGTAGAACCCCGGCTCCCCTACCTGGCAGGCGATGTTGTAGGCGACCGAGTGCGGGCGCGTGACAGCCGCCTCAAGGAAGCTGTCGAGCGCTTCGAGAGCGCGGCGCTGGTAGGCCTTGAGCTGCATCAGCGCGCCTTCACATCGTAGGGGGTCTGCTTGAAGGTGACGTCGGCCGCCGCCAGCTTCGCGGCGCTCATCCTGCAGGCCTCGCCATAGATCACCCAGGAGCCGGTATGGCAGGGCAGCACCTCGCGAAGGTGCGCCAGCACAGGCGAGGTCAGCACGTTGCCGCCCGCCGGGCGCCGGTCGCCCAGCACACCGTTGTAAAGCAGTGCGTAAGCGGTGCCATCGTGCACGCCCAACACGGGGGAGCGCGCATCGCCAGCGCGCGCAGCGGGCTGGCCGGTCTCGGCGAACCACACGTGCGCGGCCAACGCGTCGAAACCGATGTCCGGGTCGATCCGCCCGTTGGCGTCGAACGCCGGTGGGCCCAGCCGGTAGTAGCGATATCCGCCGCCTCCCTGCCAGCTAACTGCTTCGGAGACACCGCCCTGTTCGCCCGCAATCACTTTGTCGAGCCGCGGCTTGCAATGGGTCTCGGCATGGTCGCCCATCTCGATCCCGATCCACCGCCGCCCCATCTTGTGCGCGACCGCTGCGGTGGTCCCGGACCCGAGAAAGCTGTCGAGCACGAGGTCGCCTGGATTGGTGGCAATTTGCAGGATGCGCTGCATCAGCGCCTCCGGCTTTGGCGTCGTGAAAGGTTGCTCACCCGAGAAAAGTGCGTTCACCTCTGCCTTTGAGGTTCTGTTTGTGCCTACCTCTGCGTGGGCCCAGATGGTTTCAGGTGGCCTGCCGGACCCGGCATCAGCGAAGATGCGGTAATACGGCGACCATCCGTTCCGTCCCTTCACCCACTCTATCAAGGCGTGATCACGCTCGACCCTTTCCGCTGACCACCGCCAACGGCCTTCGATACCGTCTGGCCTCATGGGAAAGATTTCCGTTCCGTCTGGCGCGAGCATCGGAAAGTAAAGGGTTGGTCTCGCTTCACGCGTGTCATCACCACTTCCCATCGCTCGAAGCGGTTTTGTGTAATAGCGACGACCGCTTTCATCGGTGCGATTGAAATGGGCGGGGATATTGGCGACCGCCATCCGCTTTATTGTCAAATAATCAAGTCGCTTGCCGTAGCAATGAATATGATCATGACGAGACGAGAAAAGTCTTGAGTCCATCTTCGGGCTATCGGACTTTTCCCAAATGATGTTGTTGACGAAGTTCCCCCGCCCGAAAACCTCGTCCATCACGACCTTGAGGTAGTGCCCCTCATTGTCGTCGATCGACACCCATATGCTGCCATCCTCGGCCAGCAGCTCGCGCAGCAGCACCAACCGCGGATAGATCATCGCCAGCCATTGCGCGTGTTCGAGGTTGTCATCGTAATGCTCGAAGGCGCTGCGGGTGTTGTAGGGCGGGTCGATGTAGATACACTTCACCCGACCCGCGTAATAGGGCAGCAACGCCTTCAGCGCGTCGAGGTTGTCGCCCTGGATGAGCATATTGGCGGGGTCGGCGTTGCCGCCATCGAGTGCGGGCACAGCCTCTAGCATCCGATACGGCACCCGCGCCGCCGCCACGACGTCTTCACCGCGGGTCATCCAGTCCAGTATCGGCACGCAAGCTCCTCAATTTGATGGCGATGGCTAACCCGGTTCCGGGCACGATGCCAGCGCCCGTGGGATCGCTCCACAGGCGCTGGCGGTTCGATGGTTAGGCCACCTCAAGGGCCTTGCGCTCGATGCGGTCCATCATCCGTCGGCGCAGATCACGCATCGGCTCGGCCAACGCAGTGCCTTGCGCGCGCATGCGGCCGAACCAATCGGCGAGATGAAAGGCAATCGCCGAGGTATCGCCACGGATTCTGCCTTGCGCACGCAGCCACGGCAGGGCCACCAAGGCGGTCAGCACCGTATCGAGCTCGACATGGATGCGCGCAGCCTCCCAGTCCTCGACGGTAAGCGGATATGGAACCTCCGACTTCCGCGCGAGCAGGTCTCGCGGAACACCCATCCGCAGTGCCAGTTCGGACATGTGCGCCCAGTCCCTGCCCTTGTCCTTCAACGTGAGCGCGAGATCTGTGTGGGGCATGAGCTCGCCGAACTTGACCCTCTGGCCGAAGCGCAGTTGAGGCGGCAGGACGAGCTGATGCTCCATCGCCGCCATTGTGATCAGCGGAAGATCGGCAGCAAGTCCGCCCCACGTGATGACGGTGTCATCCGGCCTGTAGCGCAGGTGGTCGAGGAGCGCTTCGACCACCGCGGCCTCGTCGCCATAGCCGTGCTCGGTCCAAGACTGCAGCCCCTGGATCGACGTGGTGCCGTCGTCACCAATGTGCATCGACAGCGCAGCCGCTGCGAAGATGCGCTTCGAGGACATCCGGTGGCGCTTGTGCTTGCGTCGGTTGAGAGAGGCGTAGTCCTCGTGCAAATGCTCGTCCCACGCGGCCTCTGTATCGATAAATGTCAGTTTCAGCATGATTTTCCTTTCCTTGCCTTGCGGCATGCAGGGTTCAGAAGGGGAGAGGACGGGCGCGGCGCAGGACGCGCCAGGCCCGGTAGGCACTGATCAGGTTGATGCGGTCGCGCCTTGAGCACAGGGACAGCACGAACGAGGCCCAGATCGCCTCGGCATGATCGGCCGCACGCCGCGCGCGTTGCACGACCCGCGCATCATCCTCGACGAGAGGAATGCCGAGATCGGCGGCAGCGGCAGCGATCGCGGCCTTACCGATGACCAGCGGCAGCACCGATACATCGCGTCGAGCCCGCGCGATGAGCTGGACATCGGTTGGCGGCGGCACCTCGCCGCCTGCGAACACCCGCCGGAGGTAGCCGCGCGGGAACGGCTGCGCTGCTGCCACCAGCGAAGCTGACCGTGGCAGGCTGGTGGTCACATCGCTGATGATCTGCGCGCGAAGGGCACCGGGCGCGTAGCCGAAATGGTCGACCGCGAACGTCGGCCCATGAGCATCCAAGCGGGCGGTGAACATCGCTACCGAGCGGATGCGAGAACGCGCCGTGAATTCGGCTGAGGTGCGGACGATGGACAAGGCAACGAGCGTCTTGGGGTGATCGACCCCTTGGTTCTTGGACATAGGGAGGCTTTCGGTTGGGCGCGCGGATGCGCGGCGCCGCCGACTGGTGGCACCGCGCATCCGCGCTGATCGTGGAGAAAGGTTCGGTTAAGCGGCGGGCCGCACGGCGCCGGGTTGTTGCGATTGCGTGAGGAGGGTCATCGCAGACGTCCATTCGGCTGGGTCGTGGTCCGTCTCGGCCATGAAGGTCATGAGCCGATCGCGGCCGCGGGCTAACCCGGCCTTGAGCACTCTGCCTGTCGGTGCAGCGATCTCCACGAGCACGCCGCTGGCATCGACTTCAAAGGCTTGCCGGGCGCCGCCGCTGGTGACCATGATGAGCCGGTCGCTGCCCTCGAGCGCGCAGAGATCGACACGATGGACATGGGAGAACCGGCCGTCGTGGCGAATGACCACGAAGCCCTCGGCCTCGGTGCTTTCACCGCTGCGAAACATCGCGACGATGGCACCAGCGCCAGATTTGAAGGTATCATCGGCGATGACGCAGAGTGCCGCCTGGGACGGATGATCCAGGATCACGACTTCGAAGCGGCGGGGATCGATGGTTGCGGCTAACCGTGGCACGAGCAGCGAACGCAGGGCGAGCGTGAGCATCTGGCGGGGCTTGGCCCAGCCAGCAGGTGGAAAGTGCATGATATTTCCTTGTTCTAGGGTTGCGGCGGCCTGTTGGCCGGAGCTTTTTCCTCTCGGAGCTTCGCTCGCAGATCCTGTCTTTCAACTTCCAAGGCAGCGCTGTGCGCTGAGCTAGTTCGGACCGCGTTGACCTACCTCCCTTGCGAACGGGTCAGGGTCGCCTGCGCCCTGCACGTTGGCGTTACGGCAAAAAAGATCTAGAATGGGGGAATGGACCAAGCTGGCCGCCATATCGATGACACAAAGTCGAACGCCGACCTGTCGCATGAGGAACTCCATGCGATTGGTCGGTTGTTGGCTGCTGTCAGTGCCGAATTGGCCGAGATCGCCTGTCTTCAGCGCCGGGGCCCAAGTAGAATGCGACGCTTTGCGTCGATGTTGCTTGGTTTTTTCGCGGTAATGATGACCACTTTGGTGCGACGGACCTCCGACGCCCTTCGTCATCGACTGAGCGCCGAGCGGGATCACAACGTAATTCTCATGCTCCGCCCCCCGGAGGCGTGGGCCGCGCCGTAATCGCCTGACCACTCGTCAGCCCGCAGCGAACACTGTCGCTGCATCCCGATTAGGCGGGCGGCATTCTCACTGACGATGCGATACCGCGCGATGTCGCGCGATATCGCAACCTATCGCGGATATCGCAGTGGCCGCCTCGCACACGCGAGTGCCAAGACATGCAAAGCAATGAAAAAGGGGCAGCAGAGGCCGCTGCCCTGAACAGACTCGATGACCTGCTGGCGAAGGGCGAAATAACGCTCACCGACTCCCGCTATCGTATTGCCAAAGCCGCCGGCTTCAGCCCCGGGGGTGGCTTTTACATCATCGCCGAAAAGTGGCTGGATCTTCGCCGTGCGGCGCTGGCGAAATCTGTGCCGCCCATAGACCCTGCGCTCTTTGACAGGTTCCAAGCTGACCTGGACGCGGCGTCCGCCAATGCCATGAAGGTGTTTCGCGACGCCATCGAGTCCGTCGCCTCAGAGATCGATCGAACTGCCAATCTGCGGGTGACCGATGCCGAGCAGCGCTCAGCTCAGGGCGAGCGGGAAGTCGACGAAATTCTAGGGGACCTCGAGCGTGCCTGCGTAGAGCGAACCGCGTTCGAGAAACGCGTCGATGAACTGGAGGCAAAGCTGGCGACGGCCAGTTCGGAGAACCAGCGCTTGAGGGGCAGGCTCGAAGCAAACGAGCGAATGATCGATCGGCTGACCAGTCACGCCGACCCCAGCAGACCACTCGGCACAGCGGATATGGGCGATGAACAAGCAGTCGCGGATGACAATTTCGACGCCGGCGGAGCGCCGATTCCCGAACCTACCGAAAAGGTCGTCGCCAATGGGGGGCCGCCGACCGTCGCGATCCCTCCTGTATCAGCCGAGCCGCCGTCGTTGCCCATCGACGGAGAGCATCCCGAAGAAGATCAGCCTAAGTCGTTGCCGGCGAGCGTCGATCAGGCCGGGGAGGCATGATCGATGCAAACGAACAAAGCTGCTATCGGCGGTGAGCACCACGCTCGTCGCCGAGACTACGAACACAACATGGACGGAATTTTCGCTGCGCTGGCAGCGCAATCGGTCGCGCGCTTCATGGACGGGTCCGCAGATCCCGACGCGCTGACTGCGTCAGCGCGTTCGGCCCATGGGCCGACTGCTCACGATGCATACCAAAAACCACCTGCGTCGCTCTCTCGGCCCGACGCGGGCAGCCTGCAGGCTGCCCCAGCGGAGGGACCGAACCAGCCCGTAGCGGGCGAGAGCGACTCTGCTGGAGGATCAAATCATGGCCGCACCTGATTTCGATCCGACCCGCGGCGACCGGTTGGTCGCCGCTGCCCCGAGCCGTAAGGCAGGAGGGGCACGTTGGCGCCACGCCCCGTCGTGGCGACGAGCGGGGGGTAATGGGCACCATTACCCCGGAGTGAGTGAAGGGCTAATTCCCCCTCCTGGTTTCAGCGCCTTCGCTGGAGGCGGGTTACATGGATGAGAAACCGCCTTACGCGATCCTGCGGATCGGCAAGATCAAGAGCTTCGAGACGCTCGCTGCGGTCGAGTACCACAACACCCGGCAAATTCCAGCCGGTACCGTCACTGGCGCCCCGCAGCCCGAGGACCTGGTGAAGTTGACAGGCTCGTACCGCGATCGCGTCGAACAGGTCTTTCATGAAACGGGAGCGAGCTGGGAAAAGGGCAAAGTCCTTGCCGTCGAGATGCTCGTAACAGCGTCACCCGAATGGTGGACGACAGCGGCGCCGGAAGAACGAGAACAGTGGTGGCAGGCACAGTGGCGCTTCGCGAACGACAAGTTCGGGCCTGGCCTTATCGCCTTCACCCCGCATCTGGATGAGAGCACCCCGCATTGCCACTTCGTCGGCTTGCCAATCTACCACGCGATCGAGAAGAAACGCGGTAACAAGCCACGGAAACCAGAGGCTATCCGGAAGCGCGAAGCGGAAGAGGCTGCCGCACCCAAGATCTGGCGCTTGTCTTACGATGCGCTCTTTGGTGGCAAAAGCGAACGCCTTGCCGGGCTGCAGACCGAATATCATGGCTACGTGAAGCATCTGGGTCTTGCACGTGGCAGGGACACCGTGGGATTGCAGATCAAGCACCAGACACTCAAGCACTACAAACAACTCTTGCTGCAGATGGAGCGTGACCTCGACAGGGAGGCCGCGGAACTTCGCGAAACGCGCGAGGTCCTCGACCACTACAACGAACGTCTTGCCGACGGCTTCGCGGAATTGAACAGTGACAAACTCGCCCTTTTTGCCCAGCAGGAGCAGGCGCGGGTGCGCGACGAGGCACTTGCGACGCGCGAACATGCTATAAGCCGACGCGAAACCGAGCTCCGCACTCGCGGCGAAGCAATCGACCGGCGAGAATTCGACCTGGCGCGGCGGACCGCAGACCTGAACCGGCGCGAAAAATCCCACGAAGCAGCGCTGGCCAGGATCGGATCGGAACAAGCCGCACTTGCCCTAGCGCAAGCCTCACTCGGCGACCAAAGGAACGCTTTGCGCGAACGCGCTGAAGCAGTGGAACGGCGGGATGGACAGCTCGCTGCAAGAGAAGGGAGCGTTACGCAGCGGGAAAAGGCGCACCAAGACATCGAACACCAACTTAGCATTGTCGGCGGTTTATTCACCGGCCGCCTAAGGGGCCATTGGGACGGGGCCAAGCAACAACCCCAAATTGATGAAGGAAAGATGTCGTTGGATGAGCGCGGCGCCGCCGCCTCGCCGTGGCCGATGTGGATCGCTGCGGCGGCGCGACAGGCATTGCGGATGGCGGATGTCCGCCGAGCGCTAGCGCAAAAAGTAGCAAAGATGCTCGCCACGCTGCGAAAGAAGCAGCTCGTTGCTCGGTCTGCGGCCCAGCAAGCTCAGGCGGAAGCTAGGGCGGCGCAGTCACGCGCGACCGTGGCGACCGCCGAGGCCGACGCGGCAAAGGCCCGATGCGAGGAACATCAACGGACCGAGAGGACGGCGATCGAGACGATCTCGAGTGCAACCTCACAATTGACCACGATTGAAGCTGAAACGGCGGCGGTAATCCGACTTCGAGACGCGGTGCTTTCGGACCTTGGGAATTTGCAACGAGAGAAGGTCCAAGTCAAACAAGACGTGGCAACGTTGAAAGCCGAGGTCGCCATGAAGACCCGAGCAAAAGAAGCCGTCCAGGCGGACCTACATCGAATCGAGGCTGAGCGCGCGGCGCTGAAAGCGGAGGTCAGGGTCCTCAACCTCGACCGAGCCGCCTTCGCGCGAGAGCAGGTAAAGTTCGACGAGGACAAAGAAGAGTTGAAGTGGGAAAGAGCGCGTCAGGAACTCTCACGCAGGCTAGCGTCCGAACTCTTCGCTGGCTCGACGATCATCGATCTGGAGAAGACCGGCCTGCGGGTTCGTCGCCAAGGTGACAAGCCGAGGCATCTCGAGAATGGGACCTTCGAACCTTGGTTGCTGACCTTGATACGCAAGCACCGCGCGATCGAGATAGCGTTGGGACAGGTTGATGTAGTGCGGGCCGAATTGGCCGTATCTCGACGAGCGCAAGCTGACCGGCAGCCTGATGAGCGAAGCAGGCTGGAGAGAGAGCAGGCGCTCGAAGACGCCATGATCGCCCGCAAGTTGCCGCAACTCGGTCCACCCCCCACGGGATTCGAGCGCTAATTCCACTAAGCTCGCAGGACGATTTTCTGGATGGGGTTGCGCTCTTCGCCGACCCGATTCATGGTGCCCAAATCGAGACCACGACAGGGTGCCACGGCAAGGTGCCACGCGCAATGTGCAAGATCCAGAACGTAACCCGGACCCACGGAACCTATTACTACCGCCGACTCATACGTTTAGGCCGCAATAAGCCTTTTCGGACGGGACGAGGATCATGGGCGATCTCATCGTGGCCAATCCTTCGGTGATCGCGAAGCTGACGCCGCCTATGGCCGCGTTCTTCAAGTCGCCCGCGCCGCCATGGGCGAGACTGGTAGTGGCAGAGCGCATCGCATCGGCCCAGGAGCGCCAGAAGGCGCAGTCTGCAACCGCTGCCTTGGAGAAGATGCTCGGAGAGGCGCGCACTGTCCTCTCCCCGGCGCAGCAGCAGACCGTTGCACGAGCCAGGCAGGTGATGCAGCAACACGGGTTCGAACACCCGGGAGCGGGGCTGTGAACGGCACGTTTTGAGCTTGGTCTCGCAGCGATCCTGAGCCCGATTCACGGTGCCGATATCGATGCCAACACGGGCTGCCACTACGGCGCCGCGAGCTTTGGTTCGTTAAGAAACTGCTTCGTTATCGTGCGTCCTGACGTCGAGCGAGGCTCTCGACTACATGGCATTCGGCGATCCTTGAGCCCTTACAGGCCTCAAGCATTTGCCAGAGTTCGAAGCGGAGTGCCGATAGGTCGGCAATCTTGCGATCGACCTCAGCGATCTGTTCCTCGACCAGCAAGTCGACGTCCTCGCACGGCTTGTCGGCGCTGTCCGAGAGCGCGAGCAGGCGCCGCACTTGCGCCATGCCGAAGCCGAGTTCGCGTGCCCGGCGCACGAAGGTAAGCGTGGCGAGGTGGCCAGGCGAATAATCGCGGTAATTGCTGTCGGTCCGGTCGGCGGCGGGCAGGATGCCCTCGCGCTCGTAATAGCGGATCGTCTCCGCCTTGGTGCCAGTGGCGCGCGCCAGTTCCCCGATCTTCATCGCTTGACCCTGTAGTGGCTACAAGGTGCATATGCCGCCGCGACTCGACGGTTTCAAGGGGAGCGCGGTGGCAAAGTCCTGCTGCGAAACGCCAAAGGAAGATCAGACCGCGCACAACGATCCGCGCTGGCGCAGCGTGCTGTGGATCGCGCTGATCGCCAATGCGGCGATGTTCCTGGTCGAGATGGTGGCAGGCGTCACGGCGGGTTCGCGTGCGCTCCAGGCCGATGCGCTCGACTTCCTCGGCGATGCGGCGAACTATGCGATCAGTCTCGGCGTCGCGGGCATGGCGCTCGCCTGGCGTGCGCGCGCCGCGCTGGTCAAGGCGGCGAGCATGCTGGCCTTTGGGCTGTGGGTGCTGAGTTATGCTGCCTACGGCTTCATCGCCGGCGCCGATCCCGAACCACAAACGATGGGCGTCATCGGCGCGTTGGCGCTAACAGTGAACCTGGCCATCACCCTACTGCTGTTCCGCTTCCGCAGCGGCGACGCCAACATGCGCTCGGTGTGGATCTGCTCGCGCAACGACGCGATCGGCAATCTCGCCGTCCTCGCCGCCGCGCTCGGCGTGTTCGGCACCGGCCAGGCGTGGCCCGATTTGCTGGTCGCCAGCATCATGGCCGGCCTCGCTATCTGGGGGAGCCTTGAGGTGTTCCGCCAGGCACGCGGCGAGTTGGCCGATACACGCCCTTCCTTCTGATTTCCCACTCTCTCTAAGGATCGTCTCTCGTGCTCTCTCGCCGCTTGCTGCTGTGTTCGTTGTCCGTCTCTGCCCTCGCATTTCCCCTCGCCGCGCAGGAGGCCGCGCCCACGTCGTCACCGGCGGCCGAGGCTGACGAACACGCTGAGGAGGAAGGCGAGGACGAGATCATTGTGCAGGGCACCCGCACCCGCCGCCGGGTGCAGGACGAGCCGATTCGGGTCGAAGTGATCGCAGGCGAGGAGGTCGAGGAAAAGGCCATCATGCGCCCCGGCAACATCGCCATGCTGGTCAACGAGACCGGCGGCGTGCGCGTCCAGGTGACCGCCCCGGCGCTGGGCGCGGCCAATATCCGCATCCAGGGGCTGGAGGGGCGCTACACCCAGCTCCTCGCGGACAATCTCCCGCTCTATGGCGGGCAGGCGGCCTCGCTCGGGCTGCTCCAGATCCCGCCGAGCGACCTCGCGCAGGTCGAGGTCATCAAGGGTGCGGCCTCCGCGCTTTATGGCGCCTCGGCGCTGGGCGGGGTGATCAACCTCATCTCCAAGCGCCCCGGCGACACCTTCGAGGCTGACATCCTCGCCAACGCCACAACGCGCGACGGGCAGGACCTGACCGCCTATCTCGCCGGACCGCTCGGCGAGACGACCGGGCTGTCGCTGACCGCGGGCGCGCATCGCCAGACCGGGCAGGACATCGACGGCGACGGCTGGTTCGACATGGCGGGCTACGAGCGGCTGACCGCCCGCCCGCGCTTCCAGTGGACCGGTGCGGAGGGCGCTTCGCTCTACCTGACGCTTGGCGCGATGACCGAGGATCGGGTGGGCGGGACAGTCGCAGGCCGTACCGTGCCGGACGGGACGGCGTTCGCCCAGACGCAGGACACCGACCGTTACGACATCGGGCTGGTCGCCGAGGTCCCGCTCGAGGGCGTCGGCACGCTGTCGCTGCGCGGCTCGGGCATGCGGCAGGACCATGTTCACCGCTACGGCGCGGTGGTCGAGGATGACCGCCATTCGAGCCTGTTCGGCGAAGCCTCGCTGGCGGGCGAGGGTGGCGCGACCGCCTGGGTCGGCGGCGTCGCCTTCCAGTCGGACGGCTTCCGTTCGGAGACCTTCCCGGCGTTCGACTACAGCTATGAGGTCCCCGGCCTGTTCGCGCAGGTCGAGCACGAGGCGACCCCCGAGCTGACGCTCGCCGCCAGCGGGCGCGTGGACTTCCACAGCGCGTTCGGCACCCAGTTCAGCCCGCGCCTGTCCGCGCTCTACCGCCCCGGGAACTGGACCATCCGCGGTTCGTTCGGACGCGGCTTCTTCGCCCCCACGCCCTTTGTCGACGAAATCGAAGCGGCGGGGCTGTCGCGGCTCGAGCCGCTTGGCGCTCTCGAGGCCGAGACCGCGCGCACCGCCTCGCTCGACATTGGCTATGCCAGCGGCCCGTGGGAGGCGAGCGTCACGCTGTTCGGCGCCAATATCGACAACGCCACCCGGCTGGTGGACATCGCGCCCGACCGCGTGAGGCTGGTCAATGTCGCGGGCGAAACGCGGGTGCGCGGCAGCGAAGCGCTGGTTCGCTTCAAGCGCGACGGCTTCACCGTCACCGGCAGCTACGTCTTCGTCGATGCCACCGAGCCCGACCCCGCGGGCACCGGCCGGCGCCGCGTGCCACTGACCCCGCGCCACAGCGCCGGCCTCGTCGGCATGTGGGAGAAACATGGCAAGGGCCGCCTCGGAATCGAGGCCTATTACACCGGCGTGCAGGAGCTCGAGGACAACCCCTACCGCACCCGCTCGCGCCCCTATCTGCACCTGGGCGTGATGGGCGAAATCGTGCTCGGCAAGGTCAGCCTGTTCGCCAATGCCGAGAACCTGCTCGACGTGCGCCAGACCAAATGGGACCCGCTGCTGCTGCCGAGCCGCGCTGCGAGCGGCGTCTGGACTGTCGATGCCTGGGCACCGCTCGAGGGCTTTACGCTCAATGGCGGGATCAGGTTGCGATTTGGTGGCGATTGATGGGTCGATAGGTCAGTTCGCCCCATTTGATCCACGGCATTTAGAGCGCGCGACTTGCGCCGCTCATGCGGCCGATTCACAGTGCTCAAATCGAGACCACGACAAGGTGCCACGGCAAGGTGCCACGGGGTTTTGACTCGCTGAGAAACCGGTGTTTCTTCAAGCGCTTGGCCTGATCCGGAAAACTGGCTGGGGCGGCAGGATTCGATTGCGGAATTGGACAAATCCGCAATGGACTCCGCCTGCTGTCGCGAGCAAAACCAACGCGATGCCTAAATCGGTGACGTTCCCAGCAGGCACCGGTCCTAACGGCCGAAACTACCTCCAGACAAAAGATAGAAGGGGTGAATGCGCTCGCGCGATTGCGAACGCATCCACCCTCAGCTCACATCGCAAGCGTCATCGTGGCGATAACCGTGCGCGGCGCGCCTGGT comes from the Qipengyuania sediminis genome and includes:
- a CDS encoding MerR family transcriptional regulator; translation: MKIGELARATGTKAETIRYYEREGILPAADRTDSNYRDYSPGHLATLTFVRRARELGFGMAQVRRLLALSDSADKPCEDVDLLVEEQIAEVDRKIADLSALRFELWQMLEACKGSRIAECHVVESLARRQDAR
- a CDS encoding cation transporter; protein product: MAKSCCETPKEDQTAHNDPRWRSVLWIALIANAAMFLVEMVAGVTAGSRALQADALDFLGDAANYAISLGVAGMALAWRARAALVKAASMLAFGLWVLSYAAYGFIAGADPEPQTMGVIGALALTVNLAITLLLFRFRSGDANMRSVWICSRNDAIGNLAVLAAALGVFGTGQAWPDLLVASIMAGLAIWGSLEVFRQARGELADTRPSF
- a CDS encoding TonB-dependent receptor plug domain-containing protein, translating into MLSRRLLLCSLSVSALAFPLAAQEAAPTSSPAAEADEHAEEEGEDEIIVQGTRTRRRVQDEPIRVEVIAGEEVEEKAIMRPGNIAMLVNETGGVRVQVTAPALGAANIRIQGLEGRYTQLLADNLPLYGGQAASLGLLQIPPSDLAQVEVIKGAASALYGASALGGVINLISKRPGDTFEADILANATTRDGQDLTAYLAGPLGETTGLSLTAGAHRQTGQDIDGDGWFDMAGYERLTARPRFQWTGAEGASLYLTLGAMTEDRVGGTVAGRTVPDGTAFAQTQDTDRYDIGLVAEVPLEGVGTLSLRGSGMRQDHVHRYGAVVEDDRHSSLFGEASLAGEGGATAWVGGVAFQSDGFRSETFPAFDYSYEVPGLFAQVEHEATPELTLAASGRVDFHSAFGTQFSPRLSALYRPGNWTIRGSFGRGFFAPTPFVDEIEAAGLSRLEPLGALEAETARTASLDIGYASGPWEASVTLFGANIDNATRLVDIAPDRVRLVNVAGETRVRGSEALVRFKRDGFTVTGSYVFVDATEPDPAGTGRRRVPLTPRHSAGLVGMWEKHGKGRLGIEAYYTGVQELEDNPYRTRSRPYLHLGVMGEIVLGKVSLFANAENLLDVRQTKWDPLLLPSRAASGVWTVDAWAPLEGFTLNGGIRLRFGGD